In Erigeron canadensis isolate Cc75 chromosome 1, C_canadensis_v1, whole genome shotgun sequence, a single window of DNA contains:
- the LOC122608997 gene encoding rho GTPase-activating protein 5-like, translating to MTEVLHSPSSSSSSSSQTHDNNTFFHSLNQEDFQEYNNNNNNNNSPTNNDNNNNQLSLLALLLTLFRKSFWGSNSDNNNNNNSTVAEQGEERLDLSGMEIGWPTDVRHVAHVTFDRFNGFLGLPVEFEPEVLRRAPSASATVFGVSTESMQLAYDSRGNSIPVILILMQQRLYSQGGLEAEGIFRINADNNQEEDLRNQLNSGVVPDGIDVHCLAGLIKAWFRELPTGVLDPLSPEQVMQCQSEDDCSTLCRLLPPTETALLNWAINLMADVVQYEHINKMNSHNIAMVFAPNMTQMVDPLTALMYAVQVMNFLKTLITKTLREREDRIVESYPAPASEPSDEHGDQGPTVNLNLQENHDEHEENEHQFVTDDDHLSGYLTASEESDGPRFCVWPPPIEPRTAVNHTHEPKPSQTSVPDRNQPLVQKSKGTSNLSSINPQTGRIEAWRGLKER from the exons ATGACAGAGGTCCTCCACtcaccttcttcttcttcttcttcgtcttcACAAACCCATGACAACAACACATTCTTTCATTCTCTGAATCAAGAAGATTTTcaagaatataataataataataataataataatagtcctactaataatgataataataataatcagttATCTTTATTAGCACTTTTGTTAACATTGTTTAGGAAATCTTTCTGGGGTTCAAAttctgataataataataataataatagcacaGTGGCGGAACAAGGAGAAGAAAGGCTGGATCTTTCTGGGATGGAGATTGGGTGGCCAACTGATGTGCGCCACGTGgcacatgttacttttgatagGTTTAATGGCTTTCTTGGTTTGCCTGTTGAATTTGAACCTGAAGTCCTTAGAAGAGCCCCTAGTGCCAG TGCTACTGTGTTTGGTGTGTCAACAGAATCAATGCAGTTGGCGTACGATTCTAGAGGAAACAGTATCCCCGTGATACTCATATTAATGCAACAACGTTTGTATAGTCAAGGTGGTCTGGAG GCTGAAGGTATTTTCCGAATCAATGCAGACAACAACCAGGAAGAAGATCTTAGAAACCAGTTAAACAGTGGAGTGGTTCCTGATGGTATAGACGTGCACTGTTTGGCTGGTCTTAttaag GCTTGGTTCAGAGAGCTTCCAACTGGGGTCCTGGATCCTCTTTCACCTGAGCAGGTCATGCAGTGTCAATCAGAGGATGATTGCTCCACCCTTTGCCGCCTTCTACCTCCAACTGAAACTGCCCTGCTCAATTGGGCCATTAATCTGATGGCTGATGTCGTCCAATATGAACATATCAACAAGATGAATTCACACAATATTGCAATGGTCTTTGCCCCAAATATGACACAG ATGGTGGATCCATTGACCGCATTGATGTATGCAGTTCAAGTAATGAACTTCCTGAAAACCCTCATCACAAAAACCCTTCGTGAACGAGAGGATCGTATCGTAGAGTCCTATCCGGCCCCGGCCTCTGAACCATCTGATGAACACGGGGATCAAGGGCCAACAGTGAATTTAAATCTACAAGAGAACCATGATGAACATGAAGAGAATGAGCATCAATTCGTCACTGATGATGATCATCTTAGTGGATACTTGACAGCCTCTGAAGAATCTGATGGACCCAGGTTCTGTGTATGGCCCCCTCCCATTGAGCCAAGGACTGCAGTTAATCATACTCATGAACCCAAACCGTCTCAGACAAGTGTTCCAGACAGAAACCAACCTTTAGTCCAGAAGAGCAAAGGGACTAGCAATCTAAGTTCTATAAACCCACAAACTGGAAGGATTGAAGCATGGCGTGGATTGAAGGAAAGGTAA
- the LOC122595625 gene encoding protein FAF-like, chloroplastic — protein MDKNKTLENDFISTNQTNHLSSMSSESLSICTEGLGFESFDDVEELKNEEYVSEEKKERNVVDTRTKNVVSSTALPDDGKRSSITGTELPPPIGNAWVCLKSFRENGRFILKEVKIPIPEFMYACREDGRLKLRFIQYAADKCV, from the coding sequence ATGGATAAGAATAAAACCCTGGAAAACGACTTCATTTCCACCAACCAAACAAACCATCTTTCTTCCATGAGTTCAGAGAGTTTATCCATATGCACCGAAGGGCTCGGTTTTGAAAGCTTTGATGATGTGgaagaattgaaaaatgaaGAGTATGTTTCCGAGGAAAAGAAGGAAAGAAATGTTGTTGATACAAGAACAAAAAACGTGGTATCATCAACAGCATTACCTGATGATGGGAAGAGGTCAAGCATCACAGGAACAGAACTCCCTCCGCCTATTGGGAATGCGTGGGTGTGTCTGAAATCATTTCGGGAAAATGGTAGGTTCATTTTGAAGGAGGTGAAGATTCCGATACCAGAATTTATGTATGCATGTCGAGAAGATGGAAGATTGAAGCTGCGGTTTATTCAATATGCTGCTGATAAATGTGTTTAA
- the LOC122582706 gene encoding uncharacterized protein At2g27730, mitochondrial-like, producing the protein MAIRQMARAVYRRFSSGGKVLGEEEKAAENVYIKKIEKEKLEKLAHKGPKPEETTAADVGGSAAEAKASEPTSTKGISTDIHKNYAVVAGTVTGLSALGWYLLSRDKKTEELQD; encoded by the exons ATGGCAATAAGACAGATGGCTAGAGCGGTATATCGCAGATTCTCATCTGGTGGCAAAGTTCTTGGTGAAGAGGAGAAGGCTGCAGAGAATGTTTACATCAAG aaaattgagaaagaaaaattgGAGAAGCTCGCACACAAG GGCCCTAAACCCGAAGAAACAACAGCAGCGGATGTGGGTGGATCAGCAGCTGAAGCAAAAGCAAGTGAGCCCACTTCCACGAAAGGAATATCAACAGATATCCACAAGAATTACGCAGTAGTAGCTGGTACTGTAACTGGTCTTAGCGCTCTTGGATGGTATcttttgtcaagggacaaaaaGACCGAGGAGCTTCAAGATTGA
- the LOC122585275 gene encoding protein transport protein SEC23, whose product MSIRATVLRFPSEPEAQESSGLPWGVTVTPFASKDENGNAPVYGSGGDLIPRCENCWAYYNTYCDQEQWAWYCSLCGTINGLSTETISRYSSSVSAPENVSSFIDIELPLEGSDEEGMQARPVYVAAIDLASSEEFLELTKSGLLAALEALKPGSLFGLATFSHKLGLYDVQGPIPVVKNVFLPGDADGSLSFELEDAMPLFSFLAPVETCKDRIASALETLRPTSSWGGPGTAQGMGGRGFGLAMESLISYLGSEHGNTYALARIFAFLSGPPDFGPGQLDTQRYGEQYASKGEDAELALLPEQTPFYKDLAAVAVQAGVCIDIFAVTNEYTDLASLKFLSIDSGGSLFLYPNTDDSTLPQDMYRILSRPYAFNCVMRLRTSSEFKPGNSYGHFFPDPQYENVQHVICCDSYATYAYDFDFANNHGFSRHTKELPMIQLAFQYTVVVPPEEHLTPGSGQSSRSKYTLKRRLRIRTMQFGVAHNFNELYDSVDPEVVLSILVHKVILSSLSEGVKEGRMLLHDWLVILTAQYIEGCKNVPNEFGSSTGSLIDVTFSQCPQLQPLPRLIFALLRNPLLRFHAEGIHPDYRIYLQCLFSGLEPSSLHRAIYPLLSSYSTPDKLAYPRHSLSRAALLTSESPIFFLDAFTTLIVFYSSTADPALPYPPPQDCLLRATINKLKQERSVTPRLTFIRGGQEDATLFESYLIEEQDVDGSGFATVMGFVSFLEEIGQSVLEYMK is encoded by the exons ATGTCAATACGCGCCACCGTACTCCGCTTCCCATCGGAACCGGAAGCACAGGAATCATCAGGACTACCGTGGGGAGTAACGGTAACGCCGTTCGCATCAAAAGATGAAAACGGTAACGCTCCGGTGTACGGATCCGGCGGTGATTTGATACCTAGGTGTGAAAACTGTTGGGCGTATTATAATACTTACTGTGATCAGGAACAGTGGGCTTGGTATTGCTCTCTTTGCGGAACCATAAACGGACTCTCTACCGAAACTATTTCTCGTTATTCGTCTTCCGTATCGGCTCCCGAGAACGTCTCTTCTTTTATCGACATCGAATTGCctc TTGAAGGTTCTGATGAGGAGGGGATGCAAGCCAGACCGGTTTATGTTGCCGCCATTGATTTGGCAT CCTCTGAAGAGTTTTTAGAACTTACGAAAAGTGGTTTGTTAGCGGCGTTGGAAG CTCTTAAGCCTGGTTCTCTTTTTGGGCTTGCTACATTCAGCCACAAATTGGGTTTGTATGACGTGCAAGGACCTATTCCCGTGGTGAAAAATGTTTTCCTACCTGGGGATGCTGATGGAAGCCTATCATTTGAGCTTGAAGATGCCATGCCATTGTTTTCGTTTTTGGCTCCA GTAGAAACTTGTAAGGATCGAATTGCATCTGCCCTTGAAACGTTAAGGCCAACATCATCGTGGGGAGGTCCTGGTACAGCACAGGGAATGGGAGGACGGGGCTTTGGGCTAGCGATGGAATCACTTATTTCATACCTCGGTTCTGAACATGGCAACACTTATGCGTTAG CCAGAATCTTTGCTTTCCTATCTGGACCTCCTGATTTTGGACCTGGGCAGCTCGACACACAAAGATATGGTGAGCAATATGCTAGTAAAGGAGAGGATGCTGAGCTGGCCTTACTTCCTGAACAGACACCATTCTATAAAGATCTG GCTGCTGTCGCAGTTCAAGCAGGTGTTTGCATAGACATTTTTGCTGTTACAAATGAGTACACAGATTTGGCATCCTTGAAGTTTCTTAGTATAGATAGCGGAGGCTCATTGTTCCTGTACCCAAATACTGATGATTCAACACTTCCTCAGGACAT gTATCGTATCTTAAGCCGCCCATATGCCTTTAATTGTGTCATGCGATTGAGGACATCCTCTGAATTCAAACCTGGAAATTCT TATGGTCATTTCTTCCCTGATCCACAATATGAAAATGTTCAGCATGTTATTTGCTGTGACTCATATGCTACATATGcatatgattttgattttgcaAATAATCATGGGTTTTCCAG ACACACAAAAGAGCTTCCTATGATACAGCTGGCTTTCCAGTACACTGTTGTGGTACCCCCAGAGGAACATCTAACTCCTGGATCAGGCCAGTCAAGTAG ATCGAAGTATACCCTTAAAAGGCGACTGAGAATTCGAACAATGCAATTTGGTGTTGCACATAACTTCAATGAGTTATATGACAGTGTTGATCCCGAGGTCGTTCTTTCAATACTGGTTCACAag GTCATTCTGTCATCACTGAGTGAAGGAGTTAAAGAAGGCAGGATGTTACTACATGATTGGCTTGTAATCCTGACGGCCCAATACATCGAGGGATGCAAGAATGTTCCCAATGAGTTTGGAAGTTCAACGGGCTCACTTATTGATGTCACATTCTCTCAATGTCCACAATTACAGCCTTTACCGCGTCTAATCTTTGCTTTGCTCCGAAACCCTCTTCTGCGCTTCCATGCAGAAGGCATTCACCCAGATTATCGGATATACCTTCAATGCTTGTTCAG TGGACTTGAACCAAGTTCCCTTCACCGCGCAATATATCCTCTGCTGTCATCATATTCAACTCCAGATAAACTAGCATATCCTCGCCATTCTTTGAGCCGTGCCGCATTGCTGACAAGTGAAAGTCCTATATTCTTTCTCGATGCATTCACAACTCTCATTGTATTTTATTCATCTACAGCTGACCCTGCCCTTCCGTATCCTCCACCACAGGATT GTTTATTGAGAGCAACAATAAATAAGCTGAAGCAAGAGAGAAGCGTGACTCCTAGACTGACTTTTATTAGAGGTGGTCAAGAAGATGCCACACTGTTTGAGAGTTATCTAATTGAAGAACAGGATGTTGATGGAAGTGGATTTGCAACGGTTATGGGTTTTGTTTCCTTTCTCGAGGAGATAGGTCAGAGTGTTCTAGAATACATGAAATAG
- the LOC122584782 gene encoding probable calcium-binding protein CML48, whose product MSYSNYNPTAPSAPPVPESHSKPGVAYPYQPPPPPSSSSQQPPPPNYYNNNNSNNYGQPPSYNNTTGYGGGGSYGYPSQTPSFPPGTHPEVIRSFQMADLDRSGFIDAKELQQALSNGYQKFSIRTVRLLMFQFRNPNDPFRTGPKEFAELWSCLGQWRAIFERFDRDRSGKIDLAELRDALYSLGYAIPPSVLQLIISKYDDQSGRRVDLSFDSFVECGMIVKGLTEKFKEKDTRYTGSATLSYETFMTMVIPFLAAE is encoded by the exons ATGTCATACTCAAATTACAACCCAACAGCCCCGTCAGCACCTCCGGTACCCGAATCCCATTCAAAACCTGGTGTCGCATATCCTTACCAACCACCTCCACCGCCATCCTCCTCATctcaacaaccaccaccacctaattattacaataataataatagtaataattatgGACAGCCGCCGTCTTATAATAATACTACCGGCTACGGTGGTGGTGGTTCATATGGATATCCATCGCAAACCCCGTCTTTTCCACCGGGTACTCACCCGGAAGTAATCCGGAGCTTTCAGATGGCTGATTTGGATCGGAGTGGGTTTATTGACGCTAAGGAATTACAACAGGCTCTCTCAAATGGTTACCAGAAGTTTAGTATTCGGACTGTCCGTTTGCTTATGTTTCAGTTTCGCAATCCTAACGACCCTTTCAGAACCG GTCCCAAAGAGTTCGCTGAGTTATGGAGTTGTCTTGGTCAATGGCGG GCTATATTTGAGAGATTTGATAGGGACCGAAGTGGAAAGATTGATCTAGCAGAACTAAGAGATGCCTTATACAGTCTTGGATATGCAATTCCACCCTCTGTCCTACAACTTATCATTTCAAAATATGATGACCAAAGTGGAAGGAGGGTTGATCTTTCTTTTGACAGTTTTGTTGA GTGTGGAATGATTGTGAAG GGTTTGACAGAGAAATTCAAGGAGAAGGATACACGGTATACAGGTTCAGCTACTCTTTCATACGAGACATTTATGACCATGGTTATCCCATTTCTCGCAGCCGAATAG
- the LOC122595635 gene encoding uncharacterized protein LOC122595635, producing MGSPLIDKYINILEQLQSFKNIPQDLLYSLQSYCMLIYRSDQQNRFNEPMPWIGIYIALASLLCILAMVADLLHGLRNRKLWFPSTVDQAAKLGSLSFMCTMMANLLPSLGTMGNKELLTNLLALGVLVITLVVNVCIQIKTGLVSYAEVWQPHAVTPVLHTPSHYSGAITFSYVVMLIFLLIIYISSALTVLTAKQLLESKYQSFHSTSSKDQELQQPGSSVSEKLKQHVRNCCIMASTGSPQFVLTHFATTSASGVICASSAVLHVYIIFSTFRSRVYYMSEYKWSMLVILIIQLAGVVLGTIAPISRCFTALSFKFSAKWIWNHIKVFEVESYWTQKIYDLKESSMPFLTDSRKSKIAVQKLKVPTLKFCIGFQKATVVACKMIGIIPIFFVICILYCLHCWKWLKSMFIASQILLVIRPEQHDTTKDISHYVLQVQDDMELAERTLRSISNSVNRLIQKAEKQQPNNLVEFLERSRGFLGVQMFDSHQVPPIFSEEPVNCWSLPLVTLTSIAISLPNIQGNKIQSLLSCVSEGIVYVTVVEESLNTTNEYATIQKASKTLWLEVEVYHKWLGNRMQKLFPQVNSTGEILRWFRDTAKNMVTEIKSMDTRGLKGNSIAKSISANSMYRISQTILLYYHDNIDQISQDQLFERLSSIIADIMGACFTNLPRVIEMKCNSTKIEKRETSVQVAAQLLGETTQILNILQDCELPRLNPHELPFIDKWRTSLKQPFP from the exons ATGGGTTCCCCTTTAATCgataaatatatcaatatctTGGAGCAATTGCAATCTTTCAAAAATATTCCTCAAGATTTGCTATATTCTTTGCAAAGTTATTGCATGTTGATATACAGATCAGATCAACAAAACAGGTTTAATGAACCGATGCCATGGATTGGGATCTATATAGCATTAGCATCTCTATTATGCATCCTTGCAATGGTGGCTGATTTGTTACATGGTTTGAGAAACAGAAAGCTCTGGTTTCCAA GTACTGTGGACCAAGCCGCAAAGCTCGGAAGCCTGTCCTTTATGTGCACCATGATGGCTAATTTGTTGCCTTCTCTAGGGACCATGGGCAATAAGGAACTCCTCACAAACTTATTAGCTTTGGGTGTTCTGGTAATCACCTTGGTTGTGAATGTTTGTATTCAAATAAAAACGGGCCTTGTTTCATATGCTGAAGTTTGGCAACCTCATGCTGTCACACCAGTGTTGCATACCCCGAGTCATTATAGTGGGGCAATTACCTTTAGTTACGTGGTTATGTTGATCTTTTTgctcataatatatatatcttccgCTTTAACCGTTTTGACAGCCAAACAGCTACTAGAATCCAAATACCAGTCATTTCACTCGACTTCTTCGAAGGACCAAGAGCTACAACAACCAGGTAGCTCAGTTTCTGAGAAGCTAAAGCAGCATGTGAGAAACTGCTGCATCATGGCATCAACTGGTAGCCCCCAATTTGTGTTAACGCACTTTGCTACAACGTCTGCTTCCGGGGTGATATGTGCTTCAAGTGCAGTATtacatgtttatattattttttccaCATTTAGATCTAGAGTGTACTATATGTCAGAATATAAATGGTCAATGTTAGTGATTCTCATAATACAATTGGCCGGAGTTGTACTGGGCACGATTGCCCCAATATCTAGATGTTTCACAGCTTTGAGCTTTAAATTTTCTGCAAAGTGGATTTGGAACCATATCAAGGTCTTTGAGGTAGAGAGCTACTGGACTCAGAAAATATATGATTTGAAAGAGAGTAGTATGCCGTTCCTAACTGATAGCCGCAAATCTAAAATTGCAGTCCAAAAACTGAAAGTCCCAACTCTTAAATTTTGTATAGGATTTCAAAAGGCAACTGTGGTTGCATGCAAGATGATAGGGATCATCCCTATTTTCTTTGTGATCTGCATCTTATATTGTTTACATTGTTGGAAGTGGTTAAAATCCATGTTTATTGCCTCTCAAATCTTGTTGGTTATACGGCCTGAGCAACATGATACAACTAAAGATATTAGCCATTATGTTTTGCAAGTACAAGATGACATGGAGCTTGCAGAACGAACATTAAGAAGCATTTCAAACTCTGTGAACCGTTTGATCCAAAAGGCTGAAAAACAACAACCTAACAATCTTGTTGAATTTCTTGAGAGATCTAGAGGGTTTTTAGGAGTTCAAATGTTTGACAGTCATCAAGTTCCGCCTATATTTTCAGAAGAGCCCGTCAATTGCTGGAGCTTACCGCTGGTCACTTTGACTAGCATCGCCATTTCTCTTCCTAATATCCAAGGCAATAAAATTCAGAGTTTGCTAAGTTGTGTGAGTGAAGGTATTGTATATGTCACAGTTGTGGAAGAAAGCCTCAATACTACCAACGAATATGCGACCATTCAAAAGGCATCTAAAACATTGTGGTTAGAAGTTGAAGTGTACCATAAATGGCTAGGCAATAGAATGCAGAAACTTTTTCCTCAAGTCAATAGTACAGGAGAGATCCTTCGATGGTTCAGAGACACTGCTAAAAACATGGTCACGGAGATTAAAAGTATGGACACCCGTGGGCTAAAGGGGAACTCTATTGCCAAGTCTATTTCAGCCAATTCTATGTATCGTATCTCCCAAACAATCTTGCTTTACTACCATGACAACATtgaccaaattagtcaagatcAACTATTTGAACGATTATCATCAATAATAGCTGACATAATGGGTGCTTGTTTCACCAACTTACCCCGCGTCATAGAAATGAAATGCAATTCAACTAAGATAGAGAAAAGGGAGACTAGTGTCCAAGTTGCAGCCCAACTTCTTGGCGAGACAACACAGATACTCAACATCCTTCAAGATTGCGAACTTCCACGCTTGAATCCACATGAGTTGCCATTTATTGACAAGTGGCGCACTTCTTTAAAACAACCTTTTCCATGA